A region of Phosphitispora fastidiosa DNA encodes the following proteins:
- a CDS encoding FAD-dependent oxidoreductase, whose product MTKIFSKPGEKHYQVIIVGAGVAGLTAACFLAKAGIQVLLLERGPYPGSKSVSGGAVYSLPTRELLPDFWEEAPVERVLVDQQYWLMAERSAVKLGFTSLEMDSKPYNRLSIMRAVFDRWYAGKAVSAGAELLTSCKAEDLILESDRVSGVRASGARQGDIRADMVILAQGANPMLAERAGLIKKTKASAMSLYVKEIIALPEEVINERFNLTGNRGAVIGLLGEATAGLPGTGSIYTFKEHVGINVGVGVKTLTRKKVKISELMAALKGHPVVAPLLKGGTTVEYLAHMIPEGGFNAVPPLVFDGMVIAGDSGGLVNGTHGINLAMYSGKFAADAAQEAVKRGDCSRKALYGYQKKLEKSFIFKDMRANREVSGLFQKNPTLFADYIGLLNSVSTHLSMVYPVSRRVKRRLIRRAVLNEQPLGKLLADAIKAVRVMR is encoded by the coding sequence ATGACTAAAATTTTCAGTAAACCAGGGGAAAAGCATTATCAGGTCATTATTGTCGGGGCCGGGGTGGCTGGGCTTACAGCAGCCTGTTTCCTGGCCAAGGCGGGTATTCAGGTGCTGCTGTTGGAGCGCGGTCCATATCCGGGTTCCAAGAGTGTCAGCGGGGGCGCTGTTTATTCACTGCCTACCCGGGAACTCCTGCCTGATTTCTGGGAAGAAGCGCCTGTTGAGCGTGTTCTGGTAGATCAGCAGTACTGGCTGATGGCAGAAAGGTCTGCAGTTAAACTGGGCTTTACCAGCCTGGAGATGGACAGTAAGCCATATAACAGGTTATCGATAATGCGGGCCGTATTTGACAGGTGGTATGCCGGAAAAGCCGTATCAGCCGGCGCCGAACTTCTGACCTCCTGTAAGGCCGAGGACCTCATATTAGAAAGTGACCGCGTTTCCGGGGTCAGGGCCAGCGGCGCCAGACAGGGTGATATCAGGGCAGATATGGTAATTCTGGCTCAGGGAGCCAACCCAATGCTGGCGGAGCGGGCAGGTCTCATCAAAAAAACCAAAGCCTCAGCCATGTCATTATATGTCAAAGAAATTATAGCTCTTCCGGAGGAAGTAATAAACGAAAGGTTTAATCTCACCGGGAACCGGGGGGCTGTTATCGGCCTTCTTGGCGAAGCTACGGCAGGGCTCCCGGGTACCGGTTCTATCTATACTTTCAAAGAACATGTGGGTATTAATGTAGGGGTGGGTGTAAAAACTCTAACCCGTAAAAAAGTAAAAATAAGTGAGCTTATGGCGGCCTTGAAGGGTCATCCCGTTGTAGCGCCCCTCTTGAAGGGCGGAACTACGGTAGAGTATCTGGCCCACATGATACCTGAGGGCGGTTTTAATGCGGTGCCGCCATTGGTCTTTGACGGGATGGTGATAGCAGGTGACTCCGGAGGCTTAGTTAATGGAACCCATGGGATAAACCTGGCCATGTATTCAGGTAAATTTGCGGCTGATGCTGCCCAGGAAGCAGTCAAGAGAGGGGACTGTTCACGAAAAGCATTGTATGGTTACCAGAAAAAACTGGAAAAGAGTTTTATCTTTAAAGATATGAGGGCAAACCGTGAGGTTTCCGGCTTGTTCCAAAAGAATCCGACCCTTTTTGCTGATTATATAGGTTTGCTTAACTCAGTATCCACACACCTGTCTATGGTATATCCGGTGTCAAGAAGAGTGAAACGCAGGCTTATCAGGCGTGCCGTTTTAAACGAACAGCCCCTTGGAAAACTTTTGGCAGATGCCATTAAGGCAGTGCGAGTTATGAGGTAG
- a CDS encoding Ger(x)C family spore germination protein — MKKKLIAFVMILNLLLIPGCWSRREVEDLAIVTAIGIDRMVLEGKEKDKISVLVARPSQLGGQQTKASAETNADWLVSEVGDTLYDAMRKIHRRSPRNMRIYHNELVIISENSARDGVEDVFDYLQRHKDIRLRTWMFVCRGEAGEAMKVLPEFENMLSEEISEILVKSTPGVSETLAVDLRKFSDALVTPGWDAVLPVIRVIESGEAAGSKREEKEAGQTIMLEGLAIFHNNRLAGFMSPEEVTGFLYIIGETQRGAITLEHKSGNGSPSQIALLISRASSKLKPVFQEGRLVMEINIKAEADVVEVQGDAAVGSPEVIKELNREFGQKVKSIAEGSLETAQKKFKTDIFGFGKKVHQKYPDYWKEVEQDWYEIYPEVPVTVKVDAKIRRTSVIADPFQIR; from the coding sequence GTGAAAAAAAAGTTAATTGCTTTTGTGATGATTCTTAATCTGCTGCTCATCCCAGGCTGCTGGAGCAGGAGGGAAGTAGAGGACCTGGCCATCGTGACCGCCATCGGGATTGACCGCATGGTTCTTGAAGGGAAGGAAAAGGACAAAATAAGCGTCCTGGTGGCCCGGCCCTCCCAACTGGGGGGGCAGCAGACTAAGGCATCTGCGGAAACTAATGCGGACTGGCTGGTCAGTGAGGTGGGGGACACCTTATATGATGCCATGCGCAAAATACACCGCAGGAGCCCCAGAAACATGAGGATTTATCATAATGAACTGGTAATTATCAGTGAGAATTCCGCCCGCGACGGGGTTGAGGATGTGTTTGATTACCTGCAGCGGCACAAGGATATCAGGCTGCGCACCTGGATGTTCGTCTGCCGCGGGGAAGCTGGGGAAGCCATGAAAGTATTGCCTGAATTTGAAAATATGCTCTCTGAGGAGATTTCGGAAATACTGGTGAAGTCAACTCCCGGTGTCTCAGAAACCCTTGCGGTTGATCTGAGAAAGTTTAGTGATGCCCTGGTGACCCCGGGATGGGATGCCGTGCTGCCTGTCATCAGGGTAATTGAATCGGGTGAAGCCGCAGGAAGCAAGCGTGAGGAGAAAGAGGCCGGGCAGACAATTATGCTGGAGGGTCTGGCAATATTTCACAATAATCGGCTGGCCGGATTTATGTCACCTGAGGAGGTAACGGGTTTTCTTTATATCATTGGGGAAACCCAGAGAGGAGCTATTACCCTGGAACATAAATCCGGAAACGGCAGCCCATCCCAAATCGCTTTGCTGATATCACGGGCTTCAAGTAAACTCAAACCGGTATTTCAGGAAGGCCGTCTGGTGATGGAAATAAACATTAAAGCCGAGGCCGATGTGGTGGAGGTGCAGGGAGATGCGGCTGTAGGCAGCCCGGAGGTCATCAAAGAGCTGAACCGGGAGTTCGGCCAAAAGGTAAAGTCAATTGCTGAAGGGTCACTGGAAACAGCCCAGAAAAAATTTAAAACAGATATTTTCGGGTTCGGCAAAAAAGTGCATCAAAAGTATCCTGATTATTGGAAGGAGGTGGAGCAGGACTGGTATGAGATATATCCCGAGGTGCCTGTCACTGTAAAAGTGGATGCCAAAATAAGGAGAACATCTGTTATTGCAGACCCATTTCAGATTCGATAG
- a CDS encoding GerAB/ArcD/ProY family transporter: MPIITVGDRYQDVWIAAVLATAMGAINAFLLAKLAGLFRGRTVLGFMEDLGAGVSAKVVAFIFTVFSVHMASITLRDFAELMVTSFYQETPLIVFIVVMAVLAYWLAYMGIEVTARVAQFVFPLIIGGIVLLNLSSLSLGGAENMFPLIEKGVSPIVRGGITHWAFFADVAIWFLLIPHLNSSVKNYNFLPLSVLASGLLLVFTVFSIVLGIGNRIAVLRIYPYLTLLEEISLVEFIERVEGFFLIIWVASNFLKIVLFLYAGSISAGHLFRLGDHRAVLLPLMIIAVNLSVLLFDNYQQLRYFFRPEVYAPSAAIIQLGIPAYITVLWLFRSRSADRMAD; the protein is encoded by the coding sequence GTGCCGATTATTACTGTCGGCGACAGGTATCAGGATGTCTGGATAGCTGCTGTTCTGGCTACGGCAATGGGCGCTATTAATGCATTTCTACTGGCAAAACTGGCCGGTCTGTTCCGGGGGCGGACGGTTCTTGGCTTTATGGAGGATTTGGGTGCAGGTGTTTCAGCAAAGGTTGTGGCCTTTATTTTCACGGTTTTTTCGGTGCATATGGCCAGTATAACCCTGAGGGACTTTGCCGAACTGATGGTCACTTCCTTTTATCAGGAGACCCCGTTGATAGTTTTTATTGTTGTCATGGCTGTTTTGGCGTACTGGCTGGCATACATGGGGATTGAGGTTACCGCCAGGGTGGCCCAGTTTGTATTCCCCCTTATTATAGGAGGGATTGTATTACTGAACCTGTCATCCCTTAGTCTTGGCGGGGCGGAAAATATGTTTCCCCTCATCGAAAAAGGAGTGTCTCCGATTGTCCGCGGCGGAATAACCCACTGGGCTTTTTTTGCTGATGTGGCCATATGGTTTTTGCTGATACCACATCTCAACAGCAGTGTGAAGAACTATAACTTTTTGCCTCTGAGTGTGCTGGCAAGCGGACTGCTGCTGGTATTCACTGTTTTTAGTATTGTCCTGGGAATTGGAAACAGGATAGCAGTATTGAGAATCTATCCCTATCTAACCCTTCTTGAGGAGATTTCGCTGGTGGAATTTATTGAACGTGTTGAGGGATTTTTCCTGATAATCTGGGTGGCCTCCAATTTTCTTAAAATCGTTTTATTCCTTTATGCAGGTTCCATAAGCGCCGGCCACCTGTTTAGGCTGGGTGACCACAGGGCTGTACTGCTGCCCCTGATGATAATTGCAGTAAACCTGTCTGTGCTCCTGTTCGATAATTACCAACAACTCAGGTATTTTTTCAGACCGGAGGTCTATGCGCCCTCTGCAGCAATAATCCAGCTGGGAATACCCGCATATATCACGGTTTTGTGGCTGTTTCGGAGTAGAAGTGCGGACAGGATGGCAGACTGA
- a CDS encoding spore germination protein — MFKKWKRIIKKAFVKPRNESQAIGSGESKEPVSANLNKNMTHLKAVFDRCTDIIFREFEAAIGGGVKIAMVYIDGLVNKEMLTEDLVKTLMYDVSSLNSSAPVNDPAGYLSSRIIAFTEVKVQDNLMDAVHSVLSGETILFVDGVSKAFALSTQDWVQRAVTEPATENVVRGPREGFTESLQTNYTLIRRRIKSSRLKFETMKIGAITKTAVSIGYLEGIVNNKIVDEVRNRLQRIDIDGILESGYIEEYIEDAPMTVFPTVQATERPDKVAGGLLEGQVVILVDTTPFVLLVPVTFPQLLQASEDYYLRWPFASFIRFIRFVTLNIALLAPPLYIAITTYHQEMLPTPLLISIAAAREGVPFPAFVEAMLMETTFEVLREAGVRLPKAVGQAVSIVGALVIGDAAVSAGLVSPAMVIIVALTAISSFSLPSYFGAFSLRILRFPLMALAAALGLFGVMAGLLALLIHLCSLRSFGVPYISPLAPTSWRDLKDMFFRAPWWSMVTRPRMTGVKEPARQDYKQKPRPPGRRPGSGSGK; from the coding sequence ATGTTCAAGAAATGGAAAAGAATTATCAAAAAGGCATTTGTAAAACCGCGTAATGAGTCCCAGGCAATTGGCAGCGGTGAGTCCAAAGAGCCGGTCTCGGCAAACCTGAACAAAAACATGACACACCTTAAAGCCGTATTTGACAGGTGTACAGATATCATCTTCCGGGAATTTGAGGCAGCCATCGGTGGTGGAGTCAAAATTGCCATGGTGTATATTGACGGGCTCGTCAACAAGGAAATGCTAACCGAAGACCTTGTCAAAACGCTGATGTATGACGTCTCCAGTCTGAATTCCTCAGCTCCTGTCAATGATCCTGCCGGCTATTTGAGCAGCAGGATAATTGCCTTTACCGAGGTTAAGGTTCAGGATAACCTGATGGATGCAGTACACTCAGTATTAAGCGGTGAAACCATTTTGTTTGTTGACGGAGTCAGCAAGGCTTTTGCCCTATCCACTCAGGACTGGGTACAGCGCGCGGTTACCGAGCCAGCAACGGAAAATGTTGTCCGCGGCCCCAGGGAGGGTTTCACTGAAAGCCTGCAGACAAACTATACTCTGATAAGGAGGCGCATCAAATCATCACGCCTGAAGTTTGAAACCATGAAAATCGGGGCGATTACGAAAACTGCCGTCAGTATCGGATATCTTGAGGGTATAGTTAATAACAAGATAGTTGATGAAGTAAGAAACCGGCTGCAGAGGATTGATATTGACGGAATCCTGGAAAGCGGCTATATCGAGGAATACATAGAAGATGCCCCGATGACTGTTTTCCCCACTGTTCAGGCAACTGAACGGCCTGACAAGGTTGCCGGGGGGCTGTTGGAGGGCCAGGTAGTTATTCTGGTTGATACCACCCCTTTTGTGCTGCTGGTGCCGGTCACTTTTCCACAGCTCCTCCAGGCCAGTGAGGATTACTATCTGAGGTGGCCTTTTGCCAGTTTTATCAGGTTTATCAGGTTTGTCACCCTGAATATCGCGCTGTTGGCGCCGCCCCTGTATATTGCAATTACCACCTATCACCAGGAGATGCTTCCGACCCCTCTGCTGATCTCCATTGCCGCCGCCAGGGAAGGGGTGCCCTTTCCTGCCTTTGTGGAGGCTATGCTTATGGAGACAACTTTTGAAGTGCTCCGGGAAGCAGGGGTGCGCCTGCCCAAGGCTGTCGGCCAGGCGGTAAGTATTGTCGGCGCTCTGGTGATTGGGGATGCGGCGGTTTCGGCAGGTCTGGTCTCACCAGCTATGGTTATCATAGTAGCCCTTACGGCAATATCGTCTTTCAGCCTGCCGTCATATTTCGGGGCCTTTTCCCTGCGTATTCTCAGGTTCCCGCTGATGGCTTTGGCTGCCGCCCTGGGGTTGTTTGGCGTCATGGCAGGGCTGCTGGCCCTGTTGATACACCTTTGCTCCCTAAGGTCCTTTGGGGTTCCTTATATTTCACCGTTGGCGCCCACATCCTGGAGAGACCTGAAAGACATGTTTTTTCGCGCGCCCTGGTGGAGCATGGTCACCCGGCCAAGAATGACCGGAGTGAAGGAACCGGCCCGGCAGGACTATAAGCAGAAGCCCAGGCCGCCCGGGCGTCGTCCCGGGAGTGGGAGCGGCAAATGA
- a CDS encoding ferredoxin family protein: protein MKKGISIINEKRCNDLCTGTDCVYVCPVGLFTSSGSGVTFHEEGPCLECGACRLVCDNIIFDYPPAGEGVLHRYG from the coding sequence TTGAAAAAAGGCATCAGCATAATTAACGAAAAAAGATGTAACGACCTCTGTACCGGCACAGATTGTGTATATGTCTGCCCTGTAGGGTTGTTTACTTCATCCGGCAGCGGAGTGACCTTTCATGAGGAAGGACCCTGCCTCGAGTGCGGCGCCTGCCGCCTGGTCTGCGATAATATCATATTTGATTACCCGCCGGCAGGTGAGGGCGTTTTACACCGGTACGGGTAG
- the obgE gene encoding GTPase ObgE: protein MFYDKAKVYVKGGDGGNGVVAFRREKYVPLGGPSGGDGGNGGNVILTADEGLRTLVDFRYQRHYKADRGEHGQGKGMHGRGAEDMMVRVPVGTVVRDAETGAQLVDMTVHGQQVVVAAGGRGGRGNARFATSANNAPRIAEKGEPGQERWLQLELKLLADVGLVGFPNAGKSTIISRISAAKPKIADYPFTTLVPNLGVVRMPDGQSFVVADIPGLIEGAHQGAGLGHEFLRHVERTRVLVHLVDMAGVEGREPIADFRTINRELEAYNPRLAKRPQVVAANKMDLPGAAENYEIFKAELGEGFEIFPVSAVTGEGVELLLFRVAEALAEAVPVELEITEPEKVTRVSAEPRFIAARENEVYVVKGPEVERHYAMTDFNNEEALKRFLRILKAMGVDDELRKLGARDGDTIRIGSLEFDFMD, encoded by the coding sequence TTGTTTTATGATAAAGCAAAAGTATATGTTAAGGGTGGCGATGGCGGAAACGGGGTTGTTGCCTTCCGCCGGGAAAAATATGTCCCTCTGGGCGGTCCCAGCGGCGGTGACGGTGGTAATGGGGGAAATGTTATCCTCACTGCAGATGAGGGATTAAGGACACTGGTGGATTTTCGTTACCAGAGGCATTATAAAGCTGACCGGGGAGAGCACGGCCAGGGCAAAGGTATGCACGGCCGCGGCGCAGAGGACATGATGGTAAGGGTTCCGGTAGGGACCGTAGTCAGGGATGCCGAAACAGGAGCACAGCTTGTCGATATGACCGTTCATGGACAGCAGGTTGTGGTTGCTGCCGGCGGTCGGGGCGGCCGGGGCAATGCCCGGTTTGCCACCTCAGCCAATAATGCCCCGCGGATTGCTGAAAAGGGAGAGCCGGGACAGGAAAGATGGCTTCAGCTGGAATTAAAACTGCTTGCTGATGTCGGATTGGTCGGTTTCCCCAATGCGGGTAAATCAACAATTATATCGCGGATTTCTGCTGCCAAGCCCAAAATAGCTGATTATCCTTTTACTACCCTGGTTCCCAACCTGGGTGTGGTCAGGATGCCTGACGGCCAGAGCTTTGTGGTTGCTGATATTCCTGGTCTCATTGAAGGAGCTCATCAGGGTGCGGGACTGGGACATGAATTTCTGCGCCATGTGGAACGTACCAGGGTGCTGGTCCATCTTGTCGATATGGCGGGGGTCGAAGGCCGTGAGCCGATAGCAGACTTCAGGACCATCAACCGCGAGTTGGAGGCTTATAACCCCAGGCTGGCTAAACGGCCGCAAGTGGTTGCCGCCAATAAGATGGACCTTCCCGGGGCTGCCGAAAATTATGAGATTTTTAAAGCAGAGCTGGGTGAAGGTTTTGAAATTTTCCCGGTTTCTGCTGTGACCGGTGAAGGAGTTGAACTCCTCCTGTTCAGGGTGGCTGAGGCGCTCGCTGAGGCAGTTCCAGTTGAGTTAGAGATAACTGAACCGGAAAAGGTGACCCGTGTGTCGGCAGAACCCCGGTTTATAGCTGCCAGGGAAAATGAAGTATATGTGGTGAAAGGGCCGGAGGTCGAAAGGCATTATGCGATGACAGACTTTAACAATGAAGAGGCGTTAAAGCGTTTTCTGCGTATATTGAAGGCCATGGGTGTTGACGACGAACTGAGGAAGCTTGGAGCCCGGGACGGTGATACCATTAGAATAGGCAGCCTGGAATTTGATTTCATGGATTAG
- a CDS encoding Spo0B domain-containing protein: protein MVNDMIEVLRVQRHDFMNHLQVILGLLQLQKYDRAGQYIKEIAADMDREGALARLGAPGVVSAVLLAEVAAGKQGVNISKNIGAGLDRGLRHEMTVAEIIREMLALAVRLSQAEPCSGGSIDFEIAEKNGEYIFQAGFRAREGADSLALDAGIVFIEEAAVKVQGRLVTAVSADGITVITLSVPSN, encoded by the coding sequence ATGGTGAACGATATGATTGAGGTTTTAAGGGTGCAGAGGCATGATTTCATGAATCACCTTCAGGTCATTCTGGGCCTGCTGCAGCTGCAAAAGTATGATCGGGCAGGTCAGTACATAAAAGAGATTGCCGCAGATATGGACCGGGAAGGGGCTTTGGCAAGACTTGGGGCGCCGGGGGTAGTATCGGCTGTGCTTCTGGCGGAGGTGGCAGCCGGGAAGCAGGGTGTTAATATCTCCAAAAACATTGGGGCAGGGCTTGACAGAGGTCTGCGGCATGAAATGACTGTTGCTGAAATAATCAGAGAAATGCTGGCCTTGGCAGTCCGCCTCAGTCAGGCAGAGCCCTGTTCTGGTGGCAGCATCGATTTTGAAATTGCCGAAAAGAACGGAGAATATATTTTTCAGGCCGGTTTCCGGGCCCGGGAGGGAGCAGACAGCCTGGCCCTGGATGCTGGTATTGTTTTTATTGAGGAAGCTGCAGTAAAAGTGCAGGGCCGCCTGGTGACAGCAGTTTCCGCAGACGGGATAACAGTAATCACTCTGTCGGTGCCCAGTAATTAA
- a CDS encoding GerAB/ArcD/ProY family transporter yields the protein MKKDEKVSSIQMLFLLVTTVTVTGFLFVPSITAKFAFQDGWISVALFATIFGIIVALVCTRLGLYYPDKSVVEYAPELVGKFGGKLIGLLYVLFFIHVNAVIVREFGDFLVTAFLPETPLLVFNLIVVLLAAYAVYNGMEVLCRMNQFLFPMFIAAFGFMVFLLTENISFDNFLPLMEHGVKPVIQGSLVPGAWRGEIVLILMFLPFLNQPRETGQTLLTAVGVIGLFLTLTAVTSIAVFGPLLTQNMVFPILELARYVSLGNFLERIEAIVIIVWVAGVTVKVAAFYLAAVLGTAQWLHIKDYRPLVYPVGIFILVYSVTIFENSRELVEFLATIFAPYAYLFEIIIPMGLLAVALIRNRGGQKQ from the coding sequence ATGAAAAAAGACGAGAAAGTATCCAGCATCCAGATGCTGTTTCTCCTGGTTACTACTGTAACAGTGACAGGGTTCCTGTTTGTGCCTTCCATCACCGCCAAGTTTGCATTCCAGGACGGCTGGATTTCCGTAGCTTTGTTTGCTACCATTTTTGGGATAATTGTGGCTCTGGTATGTACGCGGCTGGGTTTATATTATCCGGATAAATCTGTGGTGGAATATGCCCCCGAATTAGTGGGCAAATTTGGCGGTAAACTGATTGGATTGCTTTATGTATTATTTTTTATCCATGTTAATGCAGTTATAGTCAGGGAATTCGGGGACTTCCTGGTAACTGCGTTCCTGCCGGAAACCCCGCTGCTGGTTTTCAATTTAATTGTTGTCCTGCTGGCAGCCTACGCTGTGTATAACGGGATGGAAGTCCTCTGCAGGATGAACCAGTTCCTGTTCCCGATGTTTATAGCGGCTTTTGGTTTTATGGTATTCTTACTAACTGAAAATATCAGTTTTGATAATTTTCTGCCTCTGATGGAACACGGGGTTAAGCCGGTAATCCAGGGTTCACTGGTCCCCGGCGCCTGGAGAGGGGAGATTGTGCTGATCCTGATGTTTTTGCCTTTTTTGAACCAACCCCGGGAAACGGGTCAAACCCTGCTAACCGCTGTCGGCGTGATTGGTTTATTTCTGACCCTGACTGCGGTTACCAGCATAGCCGTATTTGGGCCCTTGCTCACGCAAAACATGGTATTTCCGATATTGGAACTGGCCCGCTATGTTAGCCTGGGGAATTTTCTGGAGCGAATCGAAGCAATAGTTATCATTGTCTGGGTGGCCGGAGTCACCGTCAAGGTGGCGGCATTTTACCTGGCTGCAGTACTGGGGACTGCCCAGTGGCTGCACATTAAAGACTACCGGCCCCTGGTTTACCCTGTCGGTATATTTATTTTAGTATATTCCGTGACCATATTTGAAAATTCCCGGGAACTGGTCGAATTTCTGGCAACAATCTTTGCGCCCTATGCTTATCTTTTTGAAATAATTATTCCCATGGGTTTACTGGCCGTGGCGCTGATCCGGAATAGAGGGGGGCAGAAACAGTGA
- the yhbY gene encoding ribosome assembly RNA-binding protein YhbY produces MQQDINLTGKQKRYLRGLGSTIDPVIQIGKGGVVPGIIKQADDALEARELVKARVLNNCLEDTKQVAGVLSRETGAALVQVIGHTFLMYRPSSGNPGIELP; encoded by the coding sequence ATGCAACAGGATATAAACTTAACAGGAAAACAAAAACGCTACCTTCGCGGGCTGGGGAGTACTATAGACCCTGTAATCCAGATCGGTAAGGGAGGCGTTGTGCCTGGAATAATTAAGCAGGCAGATGATGCTTTGGAGGCCCGTGAACTGGTCAAGGCAAGGGTACTAAACAACTGCCTTGAAGACACAAAACAGGTGGCCGGGGTTCTGTCACGGGAAACAGGAGCGGCCCTTGTCCAGGTTATCGGACATACGTTCCTCATGTACAGGCCGTCATCGGGAAACCCCGGCATAGAGCTGCCATAA